In Macadamia integrifolia cultivar HAES 741 chromosome 5, SCU_Mint_v3, whole genome shotgun sequence, a single window of DNA contains:
- the LOC122079944 gene encoding kinesin-like protein KIN-8A isoform X2, whose translation MPVSTRSQVFSNEDDSIATTQRARSRTLQDDPGISPSRLRNPHHRLKEKMKALTLLYEQQKAAAASQKTQSARIEDKRFLPHLSVDLHGSGKGVDNKEQKEQKEQKEQKPCSAMRENILPNSIVTRTFVLPPPSVSNVSEDSKENMMVGGTDQIVGFTCPRKETADLTNKVVRKLSMGGLGPQSEPKGLGGTKTVQELETISEKSRVGSRILVFVRLRPMAKKEKEAGSRCCVRIVNQRDIYLTEFASEMDYLRLKRLRGRHFTFDASFPDSTTQQEVYSTTTAELVEAVLQGRNGSVFCYGATGAGKTYTMLGTVENPGVMVLAIKDLFAKIRQRSCDGNHVVQLSYLEVYNETVRDLLSPGRPLVLREDKQGIVAAGLTQYRAYSTDEVMALLQRGNQNRTTEPTRVNETSSRSHAILQVMVEYRVKDAAMNVVNRVGKLSLIDLAGSERALATDQRTLRSIEGANINRSLLALSSCINALVEGKKHIPYRNSKLTQLLKDSLGGACNTVMIANISPSNLSFGETQNTLHWADRAKEIRTKACQTNEELLQVPESETDQAKFILQLQKENRELRVLLARQQQKLIAAQAQSLAANSSPAPSSVSSLLSPPPSSGKPNEKRRSRSSILAGNCFNTPVSKKRGADEPVRELRKTVKALEAELERMKKEHLLQLKQKDDFIHELSRKCIHPPNRTVVEGTKRVVTRASLKQKESNEGELKSPSHRFLSPAPTAKKRSFWDITTANSPSVTKLNSRKTRSHIANGPPPAAPSMLLQDLLANCQNLQSDKR comes from the exons ACAACCCAACGAGCACGATCCCGGACCCTTCAAGATGATCCAGGAATTTCTCCATCTCGGCTGAGGAACCCACATCATAGGTTGAAGGAAAAGATGAAAGCTTTGACACTCTTGTATGAGCAGCAGAAAGCAGCTGCCGCTTCACAGAAGACCCAGTCTGCGAGAATCGAAGATAAGCGTTTCTTGCCCCATCTAAGCGTCGACCTCCATGGTTCTGGTAAAGGAGTAGACAACAAAGAGCAGAAAGAGCAGAAAGAACAGAAAGAACAGAAACCTTGTTCAGCAATGAGAGAAAACATACTACCCAATTCCATTGTCACAAGGACCTTCGTGTTGCCACCGCCGAGTGTCTCCAATGTCTCTGAAGATTCCAAGGAGAATATGATGGTGGGTGGTACTGATCAGATTGTGGGGTTTACTTGCCCAAGGAAGGAGACAGCGGATTTGACTAATAAAGTGGTGAGGAAGCTCTCCATGGGCGGCTTGGGTCCTCAATCGGAACCGAAAGGGCTTGGAGGGACTAAAACCGTGCAAGAATTGGAGACTATTTCGGAGAAATCTAGGGTTGGTAGCCGTATTCTTGTTTTTGTTAGGCTTAGGCCCATggccaagaaagagaaagaagctGGTTCGCGGTGTTGTGTTCGGATTGTTAACCAGAGGGATATTTATCTCACGGAATTTGCATCAGAGATGGATTACCTCCGGTTGAAGAGACTAAGGGGACGCCATTTTACCTTTGATGCTTCATTCCCTGATTCTACCACCCAACAGGAAGTTTACTCTACAAC GACAGCTGAGCTTGTTGAAGCAGTTCTACAGGGGAGGAACGGGTCAGTGTTCTGCTATGGGGCCACAGGAGCTGGAAAGACTTACACTATGCTTGGGACAGTTGAGAACCCAGGGGTGATGGTTTTGGCAATTAAGGACCTTTTTGCTAAGATTCGTCAAAGGAGTTGTGATGGTAACCATGTGGTTCAACTTTCTTACCTTGAGGTCTATAATGAAACAGTCAGGGATCTTCTCTCCCCTGGAAGGCCTTTGGTTCTCAGGGAAGATAAGCAG GGGATCGTGGCAGCAGGACTCACTCAATACCGAGCCTACTCAACAGACGAG GTAATGGCATTGCTTCAGCGTgggaaccaaaaccgaaccactGAACCAACTCGAGTGAACGAGACTTCTTCTCGTTCTCATGCTATCCTGCAG GTCATGGTTGAATACCGAGTGAAAGATGCTGCCATGAACGTTGTCAACAGAGTGGGAAAGCTTTCATTGATTGATCTTGCTGGATCAGAGAGAGCCCTTGCAACTGATCAGAGAACACTGAGGTCAATTGAGGGTGCGAACATAAATCGCTCTCTTCTTGCACTTAGCAGCTGCATCAATGCCCTTGTTGAAGGCAAGAAACACATCCCTTATCGTAACTCTAAGCTTACCCAACTCCTCAAGGACTCTTTAGGGGGAGCATGCAACACTGTCATGATTGCCAATATAAGCCCAAGCAATCTTTCATTTGGTGAGACCCAGAACACCCTTCACTGGGCTGATCGTGCCAAGGAGATTCGAACAAAG GCGTGTCAAACAAACGAAGAGTTACTTCAAGTACCAGAATCGGAGACCGATCAGGCCAAGTTTATACTTCAATTGCAGAAAGAGAACCGTGAGCTGAGAGTACTACTGGCACGCCAACAACAGAAGCTAATAGCTGCCCAAGCACAGTCCTTGGCAGCAAATTCCTCTCCAGCTCCCTCATCAGTCAGTTCACTTCTGTCTCCTCCACCATCTTCAGGGAAACCAAATGAGAAACGACGATCCAGATCCTCCATCTTAGCAGGGAACTGCTTCAACACCCCAGTGTCTAAAAAGAGGGGAGCCGATGAGCCAGTCCGAGAGCTCCGGAAGACTGTGAAGGCATTGGAGGCTGAGTTGGAGAGGATGAAGAAGGAGCACCTGCTACAGCTAAAGCAGAAAGATGATTTCATCCACGAGCTGTCACGGAAGTGCATACATCCACCAAATAGAACAGTAGTAGAGGGAACCAAGAGGGTAGTGACAAGGGCCAGCTTAAAACAAAAGGAATCAAATGAAGGTGAGTTAAAGAGCCCAAGTCACCGTTTTTTATCGCCAGCACCAACGGCTAAGAAAAGGAGCTTCTGGGATATAACCACCGCTAACAGCCCATCAGTTACAAAGTTGAACAGCAGAAAAACTAGAAGCCATATTGCCAATGGACCTCCACCAGCAGCTCCTTCCATGCTTCTCCAG GATTTGCTCGCCAATTGCCAGAACCTCCAAAGCGATAAAAGATGA
- the LOC122079944 gene encoding kinesin-like protein KIN-8A isoform X1: MPVSTRSQVFSNEDDSIATTQRARSRTLQDDPGISPSRLRNPHHRLKEKMKALTLLYEQQKAAAASQKTQSARIEDKRFLPHLSVDLHGSGKGVDNKEQKEQKEQKEQKPCSAMRENILPNSIVTRTFVLPPPSVSNVSEDSKENMMVGGTDQIVGFTCPRKETADLTNKVVRKLSMGGLGPQSEPKGLGGTKTVQELETISEKSRVGSRILVFVRLRPMAKKEKEAGSRCCVRIVNQRDIYLTEFASEMDYLRLKRLRGRHFTFDASFPDSTTQQEVYSTTTAELVEAVLQGRNGSVFCYGATGAGKTYTMLGTVENPGVMVLAIKDLFAKIRQRSCDGNHVVQLSYLEVYNETVRDLLSPGRPLVLREDKQGIVAAGLTQYRAYSTDEVMALLQRGNQNRTTEPTRVNETSSRSHAILQVMVEYRVKDAAMNVVNRVGKLSLIDLAGSERALATDQRTLRSIEGANINRSLLALSSCINALVEGKKHIPYRNSKLTQLLKDSLGGACNTVMIANISPSNLSFGETQNTLHWADRAKEIRTKACQTNEELLQVPESETDQAKFILQLQKENRELRVLLARQQQKLIAAQAQSLAANSSPAPSSVSSLLSPPPSSGKPNEKRRSRSSILAGNCFNTPVSKKRGADEPVRELRKTVKALEAELERMKKEHLLQLKQKDDFIHELSRKCIHPPNRTVVEGTKRVVTRASLKQKESNEGELKSPSHRFLSPAPTAKKRSFWDITTANSPSVTKLNSRKTRSHIANGPPPAAPSMLLQLAYPCFCFLLMFGPHVINCFL, translated from the exons ACAACCCAACGAGCACGATCCCGGACCCTTCAAGATGATCCAGGAATTTCTCCATCTCGGCTGAGGAACCCACATCATAGGTTGAAGGAAAAGATGAAAGCTTTGACACTCTTGTATGAGCAGCAGAAAGCAGCTGCCGCTTCACAGAAGACCCAGTCTGCGAGAATCGAAGATAAGCGTTTCTTGCCCCATCTAAGCGTCGACCTCCATGGTTCTGGTAAAGGAGTAGACAACAAAGAGCAGAAAGAGCAGAAAGAACAGAAAGAACAGAAACCTTGTTCAGCAATGAGAGAAAACATACTACCCAATTCCATTGTCACAAGGACCTTCGTGTTGCCACCGCCGAGTGTCTCCAATGTCTCTGAAGATTCCAAGGAGAATATGATGGTGGGTGGTACTGATCAGATTGTGGGGTTTACTTGCCCAAGGAAGGAGACAGCGGATTTGACTAATAAAGTGGTGAGGAAGCTCTCCATGGGCGGCTTGGGTCCTCAATCGGAACCGAAAGGGCTTGGAGGGACTAAAACCGTGCAAGAATTGGAGACTATTTCGGAGAAATCTAGGGTTGGTAGCCGTATTCTTGTTTTTGTTAGGCTTAGGCCCATggccaagaaagagaaagaagctGGTTCGCGGTGTTGTGTTCGGATTGTTAACCAGAGGGATATTTATCTCACGGAATTTGCATCAGAGATGGATTACCTCCGGTTGAAGAGACTAAGGGGACGCCATTTTACCTTTGATGCTTCATTCCCTGATTCTACCACCCAACAGGAAGTTTACTCTACAAC GACAGCTGAGCTTGTTGAAGCAGTTCTACAGGGGAGGAACGGGTCAGTGTTCTGCTATGGGGCCACAGGAGCTGGAAAGACTTACACTATGCTTGGGACAGTTGAGAACCCAGGGGTGATGGTTTTGGCAATTAAGGACCTTTTTGCTAAGATTCGTCAAAGGAGTTGTGATGGTAACCATGTGGTTCAACTTTCTTACCTTGAGGTCTATAATGAAACAGTCAGGGATCTTCTCTCCCCTGGAAGGCCTTTGGTTCTCAGGGAAGATAAGCAG GGGATCGTGGCAGCAGGACTCACTCAATACCGAGCCTACTCAACAGACGAG GTAATGGCATTGCTTCAGCGTgggaaccaaaaccgaaccactGAACCAACTCGAGTGAACGAGACTTCTTCTCGTTCTCATGCTATCCTGCAG GTCATGGTTGAATACCGAGTGAAAGATGCTGCCATGAACGTTGTCAACAGAGTGGGAAAGCTTTCATTGATTGATCTTGCTGGATCAGAGAGAGCCCTTGCAACTGATCAGAGAACACTGAGGTCAATTGAGGGTGCGAACATAAATCGCTCTCTTCTTGCACTTAGCAGCTGCATCAATGCCCTTGTTGAAGGCAAGAAACACATCCCTTATCGTAACTCTAAGCTTACCCAACTCCTCAAGGACTCTTTAGGGGGAGCATGCAACACTGTCATGATTGCCAATATAAGCCCAAGCAATCTTTCATTTGGTGAGACCCAGAACACCCTTCACTGGGCTGATCGTGCCAAGGAGATTCGAACAAAG GCGTGTCAAACAAACGAAGAGTTACTTCAAGTACCAGAATCGGAGACCGATCAGGCCAAGTTTATACTTCAATTGCAGAAAGAGAACCGTGAGCTGAGAGTACTACTGGCACGCCAACAACAGAAGCTAATAGCTGCCCAAGCACAGTCCTTGGCAGCAAATTCCTCTCCAGCTCCCTCATCAGTCAGTTCACTTCTGTCTCCTCCACCATCTTCAGGGAAACCAAATGAGAAACGACGATCCAGATCCTCCATCTTAGCAGGGAACTGCTTCAACACCCCAGTGTCTAAAAAGAGGGGAGCCGATGAGCCAGTCCGAGAGCTCCGGAAGACTGTGAAGGCATTGGAGGCTGAGTTGGAGAGGATGAAGAAGGAGCACCTGCTACAGCTAAAGCAGAAAGATGATTTCATCCACGAGCTGTCACGGAAGTGCATACATCCACCAAATAGAACAGTAGTAGAGGGAACCAAGAGGGTAGTGACAAGGGCCAGCTTAAAACAAAAGGAATCAAATGAAGGTGAGTTAAAGAGCCCAAGTCACCGTTTTTTATCGCCAGCACCAACGGCTAAGAAAAGGAGCTTCTGGGATATAACCACCGCTAACAGCCCATCAGTTACAAAGTTGAACAGCAGAAAAACTAGAAGCCATATTGCCAATGGACCTCCACCAGCAGCTCCTTCCATGCTTCTCCAG CTTGCGTATCCATGTTTCTGCTTTCTTTTGATGTTCGGACCACATGTCATCAATTGCTTCCTTTAG
- the LOC122079944 gene encoding kinesin-like protein KIN-8A isoform X3, with protein MPVSTRSQVFSNEDDSIATTQRARSRTLQDDPGISPSRLRNPHHRLKEKMKALTLLYEQQKAAAASQKTQSARIEDKRFLPHLSVDLHGSGKGVDNKEQKEQKEQKEQKPCSAMRENILPNSIVTRTFVLPPPSVSNVSEDSKENMMVGGTDQIVGFTCPRKETADLTNKVVRKLSMGGLGPQSEPKGLGGTKTVQELETISEKSRVGSRILVFVRLRPMAKKEKEAGSRCCVRIVNQRDIYLTEFASEMDYLRLKRLRGRHFTFDASFPDSTTQQEVYSTTTAELVEAVLQGRNGSVFCYGATGAGKTYTMLGTVENPGVMVLAIKDLFAKIRQRSCDGNHVVQLSYLEVYNETVRDLLSPGRPLVLREDKQGIVAAGLTQYRAYSTDEVMALLQRGNQNRTTEPTRVNETSSRSHAILQVMVEYRVKDAAMNVVNRVGKLSLIDLAGSERALATDQRTLRSIEGANINRSLLALSSCINALVEGKKHIPYRNSKLTQLLKDSLGGACNTVMIANISPSNLSFGETQNTLHWADRAKEIRTKACQTNEELLQVPESETDQAKFILQLQKENRELRVLLARQQQKLIAAQAQSLAANSSPAPSSVSSLLSPPPSSGKPNEKRRSRSSILAGNCFNTPVSKKRGADEPVRELRKTVKALEAELERMKKEHLLQLKQKDDFIHELSRKCIHPPNRTVVEGTKRVVTRASLKQKESNEGELKSPSHRFLSPAPTAKKRSFWDITTANSPSVTKLNSRKTRSHIANGPPPAAPSMLLQPGFARQLPEPPKR; from the exons ACAACCCAACGAGCACGATCCCGGACCCTTCAAGATGATCCAGGAATTTCTCCATCTCGGCTGAGGAACCCACATCATAGGTTGAAGGAAAAGATGAAAGCTTTGACACTCTTGTATGAGCAGCAGAAAGCAGCTGCCGCTTCACAGAAGACCCAGTCTGCGAGAATCGAAGATAAGCGTTTCTTGCCCCATCTAAGCGTCGACCTCCATGGTTCTGGTAAAGGAGTAGACAACAAAGAGCAGAAAGAGCAGAAAGAACAGAAAGAACAGAAACCTTGTTCAGCAATGAGAGAAAACATACTACCCAATTCCATTGTCACAAGGACCTTCGTGTTGCCACCGCCGAGTGTCTCCAATGTCTCTGAAGATTCCAAGGAGAATATGATGGTGGGTGGTACTGATCAGATTGTGGGGTTTACTTGCCCAAGGAAGGAGACAGCGGATTTGACTAATAAAGTGGTGAGGAAGCTCTCCATGGGCGGCTTGGGTCCTCAATCGGAACCGAAAGGGCTTGGAGGGACTAAAACCGTGCAAGAATTGGAGACTATTTCGGAGAAATCTAGGGTTGGTAGCCGTATTCTTGTTTTTGTTAGGCTTAGGCCCATggccaagaaagagaaagaagctGGTTCGCGGTGTTGTGTTCGGATTGTTAACCAGAGGGATATTTATCTCACGGAATTTGCATCAGAGATGGATTACCTCCGGTTGAAGAGACTAAGGGGACGCCATTTTACCTTTGATGCTTCATTCCCTGATTCTACCACCCAACAGGAAGTTTACTCTACAAC GACAGCTGAGCTTGTTGAAGCAGTTCTACAGGGGAGGAACGGGTCAGTGTTCTGCTATGGGGCCACAGGAGCTGGAAAGACTTACACTATGCTTGGGACAGTTGAGAACCCAGGGGTGATGGTTTTGGCAATTAAGGACCTTTTTGCTAAGATTCGTCAAAGGAGTTGTGATGGTAACCATGTGGTTCAACTTTCTTACCTTGAGGTCTATAATGAAACAGTCAGGGATCTTCTCTCCCCTGGAAGGCCTTTGGTTCTCAGGGAAGATAAGCAG GGGATCGTGGCAGCAGGACTCACTCAATACCGAGCCTACTCAACAGACGAG GTAATGGCATTGCTTCAGCGTgggaaccaaaaccgaaccactGAACCAACTCGAGTGAACGAGACTTCTTCTCGTTCTCATGCTATCCTGCAG GTCATGGTTGAATACCGAGTGAAAGATGCTGCCATGAACGTTGTCAACAGAGTGGGAAAGCTTTCATTGATTGATCTTGCTGGATCAGAGAGAGCCCTTGCAACTGATCAGAGAACACTGAGGTCAATTGAGGGTGCGAACATAAATCGCTCTCTTCTTGCACTTAGCAGCTGCATCAATGCCCTTGTTGAAGGCAAGAAACACATCCCTTATCGTAACTCTAAGCTTACCCAACTCCTCAAGGACTCTTTAGGGGGAGCATGCAACACTGTCATGATTGCCAATATAAGCCCAAGCAATCTTTCATTTGGTGAGACCCAGAACACCCTTCACTGGGCTGATCGTGCCAAGGAGATTCGAACAAAG GCGTGTCAAACAAACGAAGAGTTACTTCAAGTACCAGAATCGGAGACCGATCAGGCCAAGTTTATACTTCAATTGCAGAAAGAGAACCGTGAGCTGAGAGTACTACTGGCACGCCAACAACAGAAGCTAATAGCTGCCCAAGCACAGTCCTTGGCAGCAAATTCCTCTCCAGCTCCCTCATCAGTCAGTTCACTTCTGTCTCCTCCACCATCTTCAGGGAAACCAAATGAGAAACGACGATCCAGATCCTCCATCTTAGCAGGGAACTGCTTCAACACCCCAGTGTCTAAAAAGAGGGGAGCCGATGAGCCAGTCCGAGAGCTCCGGAAGACTGTGAAGGCATTGGAGGCTGAGTTGGAGAGGATGAAGAAGGAGCACCTGCTACAGCTAAAGCAGAAAGATGATTTCATCCACGAGCTGTCACGGAAGTGCATACATCCACCAAATAGAACAGTAGTAGAGGGAACCAAGAGGGTAGTGACAAGGGCCAGCTTAAAACAAAAGGAATCAAATGAAGGTGAGTTAAAGAGCCCAAGTCACCGTTTTTTATCGCCAGCACCAACGGCTAAGAAAAGGAGCTTCTGGGATATAACCACCGCTAACAGCCCATCAGTTACAAAGTTGAACAGCAGAAAAACTAGAAGCCATATTGCCAATGGACCTCCACCAGCAGCTCCTTCCATGCTTCTCCAG CCAGGATTTGCTCGCCAATTGCCAGAACCTCCAAAGCGATAA